The DNA sequence TACCTCACCGCCTTCGGCGAGGACCCCAACGAGTGGCGCCCCATGTGGGAGATGTACGCCAACGAGCGACAGCGCCAGGCCGCCGGCGTCCCCGTCGACCGCACCCAGCGCGCCGCATACCAGCGCCAGCGACCCACCCACGTCGTGAACCAGGCCGAATACGCCATCGCGCTGGGCGACTTGCGCCTGTGGCGGGGCAACCCCCCGTACAAGACGATGGTCTCCCGCGCACGCGAGGCCCACGTCCCCATCTCCCAGAGCACGATCTCGGAGGCCCTCAGCGGCAAGATCCTGCCCACCGAGGACGCGGTCAAGGGCATCCTCGCCGGCCTCCTCATGGACTCCAGCGACCCCGAGTACCACGAGTGGCTCGAGGCCCGCCGCGTCCTGGACGCCGGCCGCAGGCGCGAGAAGATCACCGCCAAGTCCCTGCAGCACTCCGCCACCCGGCGCGTCATCCGGCCGCGCCCCATGCGCACCGTCGTACGGCGAGAGGACTGATCCCCACCTCACTCGGACGCCGGAGGGCTCCCGCCGTATCCAGCGGCGGGAGCCCTCCGGCGTTCCCCAGCCCAAGGCCTTCCACGGCGCGGCAGACGACCGTCAGAACGAGTCGCGCAGAAAGAGCCACTTGGGGACAGGGCATCGGCTCTGACCCGTATCGCGAGAGCGGTCTTCGCCCCGAGATGAAACAGCAGGACCCCGGGCATCTGCGGCCTGGGGTCCCTGCGTGCTGTGGGAATCCGTCCGGTTCAACGGCCCGACGGCCGGACTGCGTTACGCCCACTGCATGCCCAGTTCCCGTAGTGCGGCGAGCTGGTCTGCGCTGAGCTTGTGGCGGCGGGTTTTGGTGTTGGTGACCCATACGCCGAGCTTGACGGTCACCGGTTCTGTCTCGCCGTCGAGTGTGATCTGCTCGCTGTGGCTTCTTGGTACTGGCCGGTGGGTGCCTTCTCGTTCGACCCACTGCGTGAGGGCTGTCAGGCCGCGTTGGAAGGCCTGTTGCGCTTTGCTCGGGCCCTTCGCCGTGCGACCGGCCGCGGCCGCTGGGGCTGGAGCCTCGAGGGGTGTGATGCCCAACGCAGACAGCTGCTCCTGCTGTTCCGCGGACAGCTGCGTCCAGATGGCCGGATTCTTCTGCCGTTGGAGCCACTTGCCGATGTCGTCGCCGTCCATGAGTACGCCGGGGGCGATGTCGGGCAGGTGGCCGTCGGCGTCGACGAGGTCGGCGAGTACGCGGTAGTGGCGCTGCCAGTCGAGCGGCCAGGGGCAGTCCCAGTCCGGGTCGATCTCGGTGAGCTGCGCCGCGCGCACGGCGGCTCGTTCCGGGTCCTTGCCCAGGCCGTTCTTCGCGCCTTTGCGGCGGAGGTTGGCCATGTGCTGCCCGACGGGTACCAGGCCGTCGGCTTCGCTCTCGCCCCACACCGCGTCCTGACGCGGCGCGAGGTGCCCGGTGGCCCGCCGGAACGACCGCAGCGCGGCGAGCTTGGCCTCCCATGCCTCTTCGCCCGGCTCCCAGACCATCCCGGCCTCCGACGCGTCGAGCAGTTCCTTGCGCCGGTCCTCCAGTTCCCCGGCCCGCAGCGCCTTGCGCTGTTGGTGCACCCAACGCCCGAGGGGGAAGTCCTTGGTGACGCCGACCTGGGTCTCGGTGTCGTAGGGGACGGCGTGGAGGCCGGTGATGTGGTGCTTCTTCCGCCAGCGGAGGAGGGCCTGGTAGCCCTCCAGCCACACCAGCGACTCGGGCCGGTAGACCCGGGTGCGCAGGAACGCGGCGATGGTCGCCGCGTCCCTCGGCGACGAGAAGTGCAGCAGGGCTGCTTCGGCAGCGGCGTTGGTGTCGTCCTGCTCCTGGTCCTCGCCGTCGCTTTCGCTGCCGGCCCCGACGATCTGCCCGTCTTCGTCGCGCTGGAGGTGGGCCTTGCGCTTGCCGTGGGTGAGGGCGCGGGAGGCGAGTTGCTCGACGAGGCGTTCATCGTGTGAGCGCAGGCCCTGGAGTACGGCTACGAGGGGCCGGAAGCTGGCGCTGGCGACCATGTCGGTGGGGTCCTCGCCAGGCTCCAGGAAGACCGGCACGACGATGCGCGCGATCTTGGTGGTGCCGTCTTTGTTGAGGCGGAGTGCGCGGCCGATGTTCTGGACGATTTCTACCTGGGAGCTGCGGGTGTCGGCGAAGCAGACGGCTTCCACGCCGCGCTCGCCGGTGATGTCTACGCCTTCCCCGAGCACGCGGACGCTGGCGAGGAAGGCGCGGTGGACCCGGCGTCCGGTGGCGTCGATGCCGTTGGCGAACTGGCGGAGTACCTCGCGGCGTTCGGCTACGAGGTGGTCGCCGCACAGCCACGCCGACCACACCCGGTCCGGCGGGACGTGGCGGCCGGTCTCCAGCTCGTAGAACTCCGCGTCGATCGACGACGAGGGCAGCTTGTCGGCGGCGGCCAGGTCGTCGCCTGTGGCGTCGTTGACGTAGAGCTCGGCAGCGGTCTCCGGCAACTTCTCCGCGAACGCCGCGGCCTCTTCCACCTTCTGGTGGAACGTCATCACCGTGCGGAGGTTGTGCGCGGCGGCGTGCTCCAGGAGCGCGGTCTGCAACAGGGCCAGGCGCCGGCCGCGCCGCGCCTCCTCGGACTCTCCGAGGACGGGGGAGGGGTCGCGGATCTCCAGGACGTCGATCTCGAATCCGGCGAGGATTTCGCGCTCGATCGCCTCTGAGAGTCCGAGCTCTGCGAGCCACGCGCCGTAGGTGCCGTCCGGGTCGTCGGCCATGGTCGCGATCTCCGCCTCCTGGCCGCCGGTGCCCTTCTGCGGCCGGGGCGCGGCGAGGATGCGCGGGGTGGCGGTGAGGTAGAGCCGGAAGTCGGCGGGGATGCGGGCGTTGTCGTGGATCGCTGCCCAGGGCCGCCCGAGATCGCCGGCGGTTCCGTGGGCCTCATCCACGATCGCGAGGTCGAGGCCGTCCATCTGCTGCCCGTACAGCCGCTCCCCGCCTGCCAGAGCGGCCTCCAGCGGCCCGCGGACCTTCCGTTGGCCCACAGGTGCGTCGATGTCCTCGCGGTCCACCAGGGAGGCGTACGTGGCGAACACGACCACGGGCCCGGACCCTGCCCACAGGGCGA is a window from the Streptomyces sp. NBC_00299 genome containing:
- a CDS encoding DEAD/DEAH box helicase, with amino-acid sequence MSAIQLKEHQVDQKSAFRKWVKFSARSSVPPEGARGTIVSATGSGKTITAAACALECFPGGRILVTVPTLDLLAQTAQAWRLVGHRAPMVAVCSLENDPVLNELGVRTTTNPIQLALWAGSGPVVVFATYASLVDREDIDAPVGQRKVRGPLEAALAGGERLYGQQMDGLDLAIVDEAHGTAGDLGRPWAAIHDNARIPADFRLYLTATPRILAAPRPQKGTGGQEAEIATMADDPDGTYGAWLAELGLSEAIEREILAGFEIDVLEIRDPSPVLGESEEARRGRRLALLQTALLEHAAAHNLRTVMTFHQKVEEAAAFAEKLPETAAELYVNDATGDDLAAADKLPSSSIDAEFYELETGRHVPPDRVWSAWLCGDHLVAERREVLRQFANGIDATGRRVHRAFLASVRVLGEGVDITGERGVEAVCFADTRSSQVEIVQNIGRALRLNKDGTTKIARIVVPVFLEPGEDPTDMVASASFRPLVAVLQGLRSHDERLVEQLASRALTHGKRKAHLQRDEDGQIVGAGSESDGEDQEQDDTNAAAEAALLHFSSPRDAATIAAFLRTRVYRPESLVWLEGYQALLRWRKKHHITGLHAVPYDTETQVGVTKDFPLGRWVHQQRKALRAGELEDRRKELLDASEAGMVWEPGEEAWEAKLAALRSFRRATGHLAPRQDAVWGESEADGLVPVGQHMANLRRKGAKNGLGKDPERAAVRAAQLTEIDPDWDCPWPLDWQRHYRVLADLVDADGHLPDIAPGVLMDGDDIGKWLQRQKNPAIWTQLSAEQQEQLSALGITPLEAPAPAAAAGRTAKGPSKAQQAFQRGLTALTQWVEREGTHRPVPRSHSEQITLDGETEPVTVKLGVWVTNTKTRRHKLSADQLAALRELGMQWA